TTTTAAAGGATAATACTAATGCTATTGTATGAGAGCCTACTTTTTAGTCAGCCTCCAATATTGCGTCTTTACAGATGTTATGCGAAATGGCAATTAACAGGAGACCAAAGCTATGTATGACAAGATTGTAGACGAAATCAAGCAACCGTATTACACGCAGAACTTTCCTAATGACGGGCAGCGTTTTGTTGCTTGGTATCTCAGGAACATCCATCTGAAGGATATGAATGAAACGAAGGATTGCATTACAGATGGTGCGGACGACAAGCAGATTGACGCAATCATCATTGATGAAGACAAGTCGACTGTTTTTGTCATTCAGGGCAAGTTCATCGGATCCGATAACGTTGATGCTGAACCACTTCGTGAAGTTCTTTCCTCGTGGATTCAACTCAAAGATTTGGTCCGTCTGCAAGAAGTTGCCAACACAAAGCTGAAGAGAAGGCTATCTGATGTTTCAATCGCATTAGACGATGATTACGATGTTTCATTTGAGCTTATCACAACATCTTCCCTCACTGACTCAGCGAAAGAAGATTTGGCTACATTTCAAGCGCAGCTTGCTGATGCCGAAGATTTCGCTGCGAATATTCATCTTGTCGACCAAGATGAATTACGACGCAGATATGATATGGCACTTGAGAAGGACAATCCTAGCATAAGGCATACGGTGCGACTCGAACCGGGACGCTACATTAAAATGGTTATTGGCGGTACACAAGCAGTCTTAGCCGCCATTCAATTGAAAGATTGTCTCGGATTTCCCGGAATCAAAGATGGTACTCTTTTCCAGAAGAATGTACGGCAATCGCTTGGACTAAGTAACACAGTGAACAAAGGTATTAAAAACACAATCTATAGTGATAAGCACCGAGACTTTTTCTTCTTTCATAACGGCATCACTGCCATTTGCAACCGAATGTCGTTTGGCGTTGATAGTCAACTTGACTTGCAGGGTCTCAGTGTGGTCAACGGATGCCAGTCATTTAACACTATTCTCTCGTGTAGTGAGCGGGTGAAGACAGTCGAAGATACCTACGTGATGTTCAGATTCTATGAGATTCCACAGCGGGATAGAGCCGATAGAATCAGCATATCTACCAATTCACAAAGTGCAGTTAAGCCTCGTGATTTGAGGAGCAACGATAAGCGTGTGCTTAACCTAAAGAAAGCGTTCGAGCAAAAGTATTCTATGGGATATTTCATAACCAAACGTGGCGAGGAGCCGCCCGCTGATAAGGACAAAAGATTGGCATTAGACCTTTCGGACTTGGGTAAGTATCTCATCTCTTGGCATTCACAGCGCCCCAACATTGCGTACAGCGAGACAAAGATTTTCGACAAGTATTTTGAGCAGCTGTTCAAACGGCCCGAAGAATACAAACCCGAAAAAGCTCAAGCTCTCAACCTTTGGATGCAGGAAGTACTTAACGGCTGGGTCGCCAGCAATCCATTAGCTTTGAATGAATCATTATTGGCTATGCGGGCATATGCACCCTACCATCAACTCTATGCGATCTCAATGTGCTTTGCTATTTCGAG
This portion of the Bacteroidota bacterium genome encodes:
- a CDS encoding AIPR family protein, with amino-acid sequence MYDKIVDEIKQPYYTQNFPNDGQRFVAWYLRNIHLKDMNETKDCITDGADDKQIDAIIIDEDKSTVFVIQGKFIGSDNVDAEPLREVLSSWIQLKDLVRLQEVANTKLKRRLSDVSIALDDDYDVSFELITTSSLTDSAKEDLATFQAQLADAEDFAANIHLVDQDELRRRYDMALEKDNPSIRHTVRLEPGRYIKMVIGGTQAVLAAIQLKDCLGFPGIKDGTLFQKNVRQSLGLSNTVNKGIKNTIYSDKHRDFFFFHNGITAICNRMSFGVDSQLDLQGLSVVNGCQSFNTILSCSERVKTVEDTYVMFRFYEIPQRDRADRISISTNSQSAVKPRDLRSNDKRVLNLKKAFEQKYSMGYFITKRGEEPPADKDKRLALDLSDLGKYLISWHSQRPNIAYSETKIFDKYFEQLFKRPEEYKPEKAQALNLWMQEVLNGWVASNPLALNESLLAMRAYAPYHQLYAISMCFAISSVQSDRVPNPSVCWERAQTRNMVAQIVEIAGSCLNTALEAAANEPLPQNRVFSPQNWIKAKTCLAAINQAIRQYFNMLPTMPGGKDMSKNLKKCLTLSTEDFEYRWAAD